The following are encoded in a window of Rubellicoccus peritrichatus genomic DNA:
- a CDS encoding PKD domain-containing protein codes for MNDFMGINVHTALWRDYYHPNADYTHTDISKAFKWVRNYQRWDQFEPENDDYKWNSEDGGKIFYFDEYYRLLNEDGVNIVVVPMDPPDWVIGSAKFPIDNGTGEEPNNYRERAEFLAQMAARYGPTGGHAESRLETSDKVQGLDYVRYFEDHNEPNQDWREDIWPASYFGQYLNATHDGRGVIRNGEMPLAGIKQGDPNAIHVAAGLNNNGVDDSFLDQMLLASGRQAFDIINIHTYCRNTHLFPDGTFPYPPEAKGTSPEYYIIESGLEEIQKTVEWRDANLPGTPIWLTEFGWDTLDKDGVHSTNYAPELSQANYIMRTFPLVKKIGIEKAFLFFDFDPNSNSTKMFSTSGIFGNVSNGHETKIAYYFLTAMSQTIGEYAYDGAHIFGAGDPEVYAYSFSKSDTDVVVMLWCRERDALFDNGTTIPNYTFEAPYMTSCDLVVPTDDVIGGITTSLSITDAGLESASVTIPLLSETPVFLKVNGLQSIRLNLAPEVYAGKDVEIQSPASSVVLSCDASDSDGTVASYQWVQLSGPSATMQQADTAMLALSGLVLGDYVFEVEVTDDDGAKVRDVVQLRVTSREPYLGSRHTIPGLIQAEDFDLGGEGVAYHDLVAGNKKGDYRPDEDVDIKFMPNETGNFYVTDIKVGEWLEYSVDVAETGLYTLDMKTAAYNDDRRLEVRMDGYNISGMMQIEQTGDFTQFVSNIAEPVRLTAGEHIMRVRFDTSGMNLDSIELQPYDDGIPSGGYFHFVHSTSSWSSKRIFYDVKWQDDIDVLAGGNQFFEFYLSDESPGLTADWSKLRISLIDTFNNSGSIIIGDYETNIGMNWTLVQIPLSVFSAAGVDLSHLMYMELTSLTNGGPFDIGIDEVAFTGGLTPLVWLGETHSNNPHSNSAISLTIEESGGLGGTPAYNEAPFVDANSDVTIRPLVTTHTFDASVIDIDGVVVSYEWTQLSGPTPVSLTGTTSEDLTVEVDTFGTYEFRLTATDNSGNTSEDDTVLTFEDTGGYISVDHIAYSWKTFTIFYDADKEARDVVSGTINNTDLEIYFKRFDLSTPIDWNLLRIEVSDDSSPVNTSYLAVGNYMTEAIDDQWVKVVFPLSHFATAVDFTNLRKITVVSARAGPYNGLGIDEIKFSGGDSPFVWFGDAHPEIVFNGTISSDLVLDRPATGGATQPALP; via the coding sequence ATGAATGATTTTATGGGCATCAATGTCCACACTGCATTGTGGCGAGATTATTATCATCCTAACGCGGACTATACTCACACAGATATTAGTAAGGCATTTAAGTGGGTTCGGAACTATCAAAGATGGGATCAGTTTGAGCCGGAGAATGATGATTATAAGTGGAACAGCGAAGACGGCGGAAAGATATTTTATTTTGATGAGTACTATCGCCTTTTAAATGAAGATGGCGTCAATATAGTTGTCGTACCAATGGATCCACCAGACTGGGTCATTGGGAGTGCGAAATTCCCAATCGATAATGGTACAGGTGAAGAGCCAAATAATTACCGTGAACGTGCGGAGTTTTTGGCACAGATGGCAGCTCGTTATGGTCCGACAGGAGGTCATGCCGAATCCCGACTGGAAACTTCGGACAAAGTACAAGGATTGGACTATGTACGTTATTTCGAGGATCACAATGAGCCGAACCAGGATTGGCGTGAAGACATCTGGCCCGCTTCCTACTTTGGCCAATACCTGAATGCGACTCATGACGGACGTGGAGTCATTCGTAATGGCGAAATGCCGCTTGCTGGAATTAAGCAGGGAGACCCCAATGCAATTCACGTTGCAGCCGGTCTTAACAACAACGGAGTCGATGATAGTTTTCTTGATCAAATGTTGCTTGCTTCTGGGCGTCAGGCATTTGACATCATCAATATTCATACGTATTGCCGAAATACTCATCTGTTTCCGGATGGCACATTTCCTTATCCGCCAGAAGCGAAGGGGACTTCGCCTGAGTATTACATTATTGAGAGCGGTTTGGAGGAAATACAAAAGACGGTTGAATGGAGAGATGCCAATTTGCCCGGAACACCCATTTGGCTAACTGAGTTTGGTTGGGATACGCTCGACAAGGATGGTGTTCATTCCACGAATTACGCTCCTGAGCTTTCACAGGCAAATTACATCATGCGGACCTTTCCTTTGGTGAAGAAGATCGGTATTGAAAAAGCTTTTCTTTTCTTCGATTTCGATCCCAATTCCAATAGCACGAAGATGTTTTCAACCTCGGGCATATTCGGTAATGTCAGTAACGGGCATGAGACGAAGATTGCCTATTACTTCCTCACGGCCATGTCTCAGACTATTGGCGAGTACGCATACGACGGTGCTCACATCTTTGGTGCGGGTGACCCCGAAGTGTATGCTTATTCGTTTTCAAAATCAGATACTGATGTCGTCGTAATGCTATGGTGTCGCGAGCGGGATGCTTTGTTTGATAACGGTACGACTATACCGAACTATACTTTCGAAGCACCTTACATGACCAGTTGCGACTTGGTGGTTCCAACAGATGACGTCATCGGTGGTATTACGACGTCACTTTCAATAACGGATGCCGGTCTGGAGAGTGCGTCGGTGACGATTCCCCTGCTTAGTGAAACTCCCGTTTTTCTCAAGGTCAATGGACTCCAAAGTATTCGCCTGAATCTCGCCCCTGAAGTTTATGCCGGCAAAGATGTGGAAATTCAATCACCTGCCTCCAGTGTCGTACTTAGTTGCGATGCAAGCGATTCGGATGGGACAGTTGCAAGTTATCAGTGGGTGCAATTGTCTGGGCCGTCAGCAACCATGCAACAGGCTGATACGGCAATGCTTGCCCTCAGCGGTCTTGTCCTCGGTGATTACGTCTTCGAAGTGGAAGTGACGGACGATGACGGGGCAAAGGTGCGTGACGTTGTTCAGTTGAGGGTTACTTCCAGGGAACCCTATCTTGGCAGTCGCCATACTATACCAGGTTTGATTCAAGCCGAAGATTTTGATCTTGGTGGTGAAGGAGTCGCCTATCACGATCTGGTCGCAGGAAACAAAAAAGGGGACTATCGCCCCGATGAGGATGTTGACATCAAATTTATGCCAAATGAAACAGGCAACTTTTACGTCACAGATATCAAAGTAGGAGAGTGGCTTGAATACTCAGTCGATGTCGCGGAAACCGGGCTCTACACATTGGATATGAAAACTGCTGCTTATAATGATGACCGCCGATTGGAAGTCAGGATGGACGGCTACAATATTTCAGGAATGATGCAAATCGAACAGACCGGAGATTTTACCCAGTTTGTCAGTAACATCGCTGAGCCGGTTCGACTGACTGCCGGTGAACACATCATGCGTGTTCGTTTTGATACCAGTGGGATGAATTTGGATTCAATCGAATTACAACCCTACGACGATGGAATTCCCAGCGGTGGCTATTTTCATTTTGTGCACTCGACTTCGAGCTGGAGTTCCAAGCGCATTTTTTACGATGTGAAGTGGCAGGATGACATAGATGTACTTGCCGGTGGAAACCAGTTCTTTGAGTTCTATCTTTCTGACGAGTCTCCAGGGCTTACAGCAGACTGGTCGAAATTAAGAATTTCATTGATCGATACTTTTAACAACTCCGGGTCCATCATTATTGGTGATTATGAGACTAATATCGGTATGAACTGGACTCTGGTTCAAATTCCATTGTCTGTTTTCTCAGCTGCGGGCGTGGATCTTAGTCATCTGATGTATATGGAACTCACTTCATTGACAAATGGTGGACCGTTTGACATCGGTATCGATGAAGTTGCTTTCACTGGCGGTCTTACGCCACTGGTCTGGCTCGGAGAGACACACAGCAACAATCCACATTCGAACAGTGCCATTAGTCTAACAATTGAAGAGAGTGGAGGCCTGGGGGGAACTCCAGCTTATAATGAAGCACCATTTGTTGATGCAAATTCTGATGTGACGATTCGCCCTCTGGTTACGACACACACGTTTGATGCCAGTGTCATTGATATCGATGGAGTTGTTGTCTCCTATGAGTGGACACAGCTAAGTGGGCCAACGCCGGTTTCGCTCACAGGAACCACTAGCGAAGATCTCACGGTAGAAGTCGATACATTTGGCACCTATGAGTTCCGGCTTACCGCTACCGATAATTCAGGGAACACCAGTGAGGATGATACTGTGCTGACCTTTGAAGATACCGGAGGATACATCTCGGTGGATCACATCGCCTACAGCTGGAAGACTTTCACTATTTTCTATGATGCCGATAAGGAAGCACGCGATGTGGTTTCCGGTACGATCAACAACACCGACCTGGAGATTTACTTCAAGCGATTTGATTTGAGCACTCCAATTGATTGGAATCTTCTTCGTATTGAAGTCAGTGATGACTCAAGCCCGGTAAACACTTCTTATTTAGCCGTAGGAAATTACATGACAGAGGCAATTGATGATCAATGGGTCAAGGTTGTGTTTCCGCTATCTCATTTTGCGACAGCAGTTGATTTTACTAATTTGAGAAAAATAACTGTAGTTTCTGCTAGAGCAGGCCCTTACAACGGTCTTGGAATTGATGAGATCAAGTTCAGCGGTGGGGATTCACCTTTTGTCTGGTTTGGTGATGCTCATCCTGAAATTGTTTTTAATGGAACAATTTCGTCAGATCTGGTCTTGGACAGGCCTGCTACTGGTGGAGCGACGCAGCCCGCGCTGCCGTAA
- a CDS encoding LacI family DNA-binding transcriptional regulator — protein sequence MSFGKRVTLKDVGLEAGVSISTVSLALRNDSRLPEKTIKHVQHVAAELGYAPDPWLASLSSYRKSEVTGERNTTIAVLANWQTKDGWRENPTINKYYTGAKRMAEKLGYKVEEFWIQENGGEARTQSILYNRGIKGVLLLPLPPDVYEMDFDFSKFSVVQVGRTLSWPIVNTVTHNHYGAMQFTGYFLRNMGYRRIGLAVPAKENKLHRSTWLASYLAKQHDFPSNMVKVPVHKPEKLLKGPFLKWLKENRCDVVISNDPTLYDYMVDAGIRVPEDVGFSCLCMEEAEEMSGIHMKSEIVGSHAISLLHMLMMSGQRGCPEDPMTQLIEGAWHLGKTLAMKNHNIHALA from the coding sequence ATGAGTTTTGGAAAGCGCGTTACCCTTAAGGATGTTGGGTTAGAGGCAGGAGTTTCGATTTCGACAGTTTCGCTCGCTCTGCGAAATGATTCGCGACTGCCTGAAAAAACGATCAAACACGTCCAGCATGTTGCGGCCGAGCTTGGTTATGCTCCAGACCCATGGCTGGCGTCCCTGTCTTCTTACCGTAAGTCCGAAGTAACCGGTGAGCGCAACACAACCATTGCAGTGCTGGCAAACTGGCAAACTAAAGACGGGTGGCGAGAGAATCCAACGATCAACAAATATTACACCGGTGCCAAGCGAATGGCGGAGAAGCTGGGCTATAAAGTCGAAGAGTTTTGGATTCAGGAAAATGGAGGAGAGGCCCGGACCCAATCAATCCTGTATAACCGTGGTATAAAAGGTGTGCTTTTGCTGCCCTTGCCACCCGATGTCTATGAAATGGACTTCGATTTTTCCAAGTTCTCAGTTGTTCAGGTCGGGCGTACCTTATCCTGGCCAATTGTGAATACCGTGACTCACAATCATTATGGGGCGATGCAATTCACAGGTTATTTTCTTCGTAACATGGGCTACCGCAGAATTGGCCTGGCAGTTCCTGCAAAGGAAAACAAGCTTCATCGCAGCACGTGGCTGGCTTCATACCTGGCAAAGCAACATGACTTTCCATCCAATATGGTAAAGGTCCCGGTTCACAAACCGGAGAAGCTACTGAAAGGTCCTTTCCTTAAGTGGCTGAAAGAAAACCGTTGTGATGTTGTGATCAGTAATGATCCGACTCTTTACGATTATATGGTCGATGCCGGAATTCGTGTTCCCGAAGACGTTGGCTTTAGCTGCCTTTGCATGGAAGAAGCAGAAGAGATGTCTGGTATTCATATGAAATCAGAAATCGTTGGATCGCATGCAATTAGCCTGCTTCATATGCTCATGATGAGTGGTCAGCGTGGCTGCCCTGAAGATCCCATGACGCAATTGATTGAAGGCGCGTGGCATCTGGGAAAAACCCTCGCAATGAAAAATCACAATATACATGCATTGGCATAA
- a CDS encoding tautomerase family protein, translating to MAQIKVYGHKVFLDKQKELVSNAIHTCTVNILGLPREKRFHRFIPLDESDFIYPDDRSEKYIIIEILMMSGRTTETKKAYIKSLISNVSKKGDIAIPDIEVTLIESPKENWGIRGVTGDELKMNYTVEK from the coding sequence ATGGCGCAAATCAAAGTATACGGACATAAGGTTTTTTTAGATAAGCAAAAAGAGCTGGTTTCAAATGCGATTCATACTTGCACGGTAAATATCCTAGGATTACCGCGGGAGAAGAGATTCCATCGCTTTATTCCACTGGATGAATCTGATTTTATTTATCCGGATGATCGTTCTGAAAAATACATCATTATCGAGATTCTGATGATGAGTGGCCGGACAACAGAAACGAAAAAGGCATACATCAAATCCTTGATTTCCAACGTGTCGAAGAAGGGTGACATAGCGATTCCGGACATCGAAGTTACACTGATCGAAAGTCCGAAGGAGAATTGGGGAATACGCGGTGTCACAGGGGATGAATTGAAAATGAACTACACGGTCGAGAAGTAG
- a CDS encoding ABC transporter permease has protein sequence MSSIAANQASISHSESPWKRSWHRLAHNKMAMGGLVFLIVMAALCFLAPWIAPYEFEAQDLKLGPTPPSQEHWMGTDTLGRDLFSRLLYGGRISFAVGLLATAVSITIGVVYGMISGYVGGRTDRVMMRIVEIIYSLPFVIFVILLVTLFGRDIWLIFIAIGAVEWLTMARIIRGQVSALRHQQFVEAGRSLGRTGFGLMYKHILPNIVGTIVVYATLTVPAVMLLEAFISFLGLGVQAPMTSWGDLIKTGAESMEEHPWLLIYPSLFFSMTLFSLNFLGDGLREAFDPRAEKH, from the coding sequence ATGAGTTCAATCGCGGCCAATCAAGCAAGCATTTCCCACAGCGAGTCCCCATGGAAGCGCTCATGGCATCGTCTTGCCCATAACAAAATGGCGATGGGCGGTTTGGTTTTCCTGATCGTGATGGCGGCACTCTGCTTCCTGGCGCCATGGATCGCTCCTTATGAATTTGAAGCGCAGGATTTGAAGCTGGGCCCCACTCCTCCATCTCAGGAACACTGGATGGGCACCGATACATTAGGGCGCGACCTCTTTAGCCGCTTGCTATACGGCGGGCGCATTTCCTTTGCCGTTGGATTACTGGCAACCGCCGTGTCCATAACGATCGGAGTCGTTTATGGAATGATCTCCGGTTATGTTGGCGGACGAACCGATCGGGTGATGATGCGTATTGTCGAAATCATCTATTCGCTACCATTTGTCATTTTCGTTATTTTGCTGGTAACGCTCTTTGGACGAGATATCTGGCTGATCTTCATTGCAATTGGCGCCGTCGAGTGGCTGACGATGGCACGAATCATTCGCGGTCAAGTGAGTGCCCTGCGACATCAGCAGTTTGTTGAGGCCGGAAGATCACTGGGCAGAACTGGCTTTGGGCTGATGTATAAACACATCCTACCGAATATCGTCGGAACTATTGTTGTCTATGCGACATTGACAGTTCCAGCGGTAATGCTCCTGGAAGCTTTTATCAGCTTTCTCGGGCTTGGAGTTCAGGCTCCGATGACCAGTTGGGGCGATTTGATCAAAACCGGAGCTGAGAGCATGGAAGAACATCCCTGGTTACTAATCTACCCCAGCCTGTTTTTCTCCATGACTTTATTCTCTCTCAATTTCCTTGGCGATGGCCTCAGGGAAGCATTCGACCCCCGGGCAGAAAAACATTAG
- a CDS encoding ABC transporter permease: MFRFALTRLAEAIPVIFIIITLTFFMVRLAPGGPFDGDKQMPESVREALDAHYGLDKPLIVQYWNYLVDLVQGDLGPSFNFPGWTVNELIADKIPVSLELGLYSLCIALLVGIIIGVTASIRPNSWSDYIPMSLAMLGICLPTFVVGPILLLIFALDIPVFNVSGWNFPRDRVLPSLTLGLFYAAYIARLTRGSMLEVRNQDYMRTALAKGLPTWRVYLIHGLRNGILPVISYMGPAAAGLISGSFVVETIFHIPGLGRFFVASAINRDYTLVMGTVILYAVLIIGFNLISDLVQARLNPRQRFE, translated from the coding sequence ATGTTTCGATTTGCATTAACAAGGCTGGCTGAGGCGATCCCGGTGATTTTCATTATCATCACGCTGACCTTCTTCATGGTGCGGCTTGCGCCAGGTGGCCCTTTTGATGGAGACAAACAGATGCCGGAGTCCGTCAGAGAAGCCCTTGATGCGCATTACGGACTCGATAAACCGCTTATCGTCCAGTATTGGAATTACCTTGTCGATCTGGTTCAAGGAGACCTTGGGCCGTCTTTCAATTTCCCGGGCTGGACCGTTAATGAACTCATTGCAGACAAGATTCCTGTCTCATTGGAACTCGGTCTTTATTCACTCTGCATCGCACTCCTGGTTGGTATCATTATTGGCGTGACCGCCTCAATCCGGCCAAACAGCTGGAGCGACTACATCCCAATGTCACTGGCGATGCTGGGGATTTGTCTGCCCACCTTTGTGGTTGGCCCCATTTTACTCCTGATCTTCGCATTGGATATCCCGGTATTCAATGTCTCAGGATGGAACTTTCCCCGCGACCGCGTCCTGCCCTCCCTCACATTGGGCCTTTTCTATGCCGCCTACATTGCCCGACTCACGCGCGGCAGTATGCTGGAAGTGCGTAATCAGGATTATATGCGAACCGCCCTGGCTAAGGGTTTGCCAACTTGGCGTGTCTATTTGATTCATGGACTGCGCAATGGCATCCTGCCGGTCATCTCTTACATGGGGCCCGCTGCTGCCGGCTTGATCAGCGGTTCGTTCGTCGTTGAAACTATTTTTCACATCCCTGGTCTTGGCCGCTTCTTCGTGGCTTCTGCCATCAATCGTGACTACACGCTGGTCATGGGCACGGTCATCCTCTACGCCGTCCTGATCATCGGCTTCAACCTGATATCGGACCTTGTGCAGGCAAGGTTGAACCCACGCCAACGCTTCGAATGA
- a CDS encoding efflux transporter outer membrane subunit: MNLLNPSLQSNSRCGKPTLLAVGLLCLTLLTSCTVGPDYEKPVETPPVNYRYGEAADSSELVSPEWWLAYSDVRLNELIDQAMAQSPTLAAALARVDRAAATIGVARSELFPQVDFFTSAARDRVSGNTGGFFSSPNSRNEYSTSLGLAWEIDMWGRVRRLTDAAVAETEAEVDAYAYALVLLQSNVAEAYFRVLVIDRSIGILEKTVAGRLELLELAEIRQRSGLGDDLELAQARTEWATAVAELEAFRRERAISENALAVLTGNFPDNLTITPNLEWEPSIPASPIVVPSDLLERRPDIAEAERLVAAASEIIGARIAEYYPRIQINGNVGFAASDASSWFTRNALFGSLGPSLELPLLTGDLTKSRVEQAKAEYSEILSLYREQVLEAFRGVEDALASLLFLKREIASQSIAAEAADTAARLARQRFESGLVNYLEVIDTERISLTTNLRLNQIRGEQIAAQLELIRNLGGGWKSDDIGEDESQLR; this comes from the coding sequence ATGAATCTGCTAAACCCTAGCCTACAGTCGAATAGCCGATGTGGTAAGCCCACGCTTTTAGCTGTTGGACTATTATGCCTCACTCTTCTAACATCCTGCACGGTCGGTCCTGATTATGAGAAACCTGTCGAAACGCCTCCGGTCAACTACCGTTATGGCGAAGCAGCTGATTCTAGTGAACTAGTATCCCCTGAGTGGTGGCTCGCCTATAGTGATGTCCGTCTCAATGAGCTGATTGATCAGGCAATGGCGCAAAGCCCTACCCTAGCGGCTGCACTGGCCAGAGTCGATCGAGCCGCTGCCACGATTGGCGTTGCTCGTAGTGAACTCTTTCCTCAAGTCGATTTCTTCACCAGTGCTGCTCGGGATCGTGTTTCAGGAAATACAGGCGGTTTTTTCTCCAGTCCAAATTCACGCAATGAGTATTCGACCTCCCTTGGCCTGGCCTGGGAGATTGACATGTGGGGACGTGTCCGCCGTTTGACCGATGCTGCAGTTGCCGAGACAGAAGCCGAAGTCGATGCTTACGCTTACGCCCTGGTCCTTCTCCAGAGCAATGTGGCCGAAGCCTATTTTCGCGTTCTTGTCATCGACCGCAGTATTGGCATTCTGGAAAAAACGGTTGCGGGAAGACTGGAGTTGCTGGAGCTGGCAGAAATCCGTCAACGAAGCGGCCTGGGTGATGATCTTGAATTGGCACAAGCTCGAACTGAATGGGCGACTGCGGTTGCAGAGCTGGAGGCTTTCCGGCGCGAACGTGCCATTTCTGAGAACGCTCTTGCTGTTTTGACGGGGAATTTTCCAGATAATCTAACCATTACACCGAACCTTGAGTGGGAACCATCCATTCCAGCGTCCCCCATCGTAGTTCCATCGGATTTATTGGAGCGTCGCCCTGATATTGCGGAAGCCGAAAGGCTCGTCGCGGCAGCAAGTGAGATTATTGGCGCCCGTATCGCTGAATACTATCCACGCATACAGATCAACGGGAATGTCGGTTTCGCCGCAAGCGACGCCAGTAGCTGGTTTACACGCAACGCCCTCTTCGGATCGCTGGGGCCATCGTTGGAGCTACCTCTGCTAACGGGTGACTTAACCAAAAGCCGCGTGGAACAGGCAAAAGCCGAATACAGTGAGATTCTCAGCCTCTATCGCGAGCAAGTCCTCGAAGCATTTCGTGGAGTTGAGGATGCACTGGCCAGTTTACTGTTCTTAAAGCGAGAGATTGCATCCCAGAGCATCGCAGCCGAAGCTGCTGACACAGCTGCCCGTCTCGCACGACAACGTTTTGAATCAGGTCTGGTCAACTACCTCGAAGTCATCGATACCGAACGTATCTCCCTCACCACCAATCTGAGGCTGAACCAAATCCGTGGTGAACAAATAGCCGCTCAATTGGAGTTAATTCGTAACCTTGGCGGTGGATGGAAATCTGACGATATCGGCGAAGACGAAAGTCAATTAAGATGA